A window of Daphnia pulicaria isolate SC F1-1A chromosome 4, SC_F0-13Bv2, whole genome shotgun sequence genomic DNA:
ctaaCTTCTCATCAAAAAATCAACAGCCAACAGTTTCAAGACATTGTCATCCTCACAGTTGAGCGTTTTGAGGTTGAACCAGCCGAAGAGGTTCGCCTGACATTGGCCAAAATCATCCACTCTGTCGTAGTGAACCAAAGTAATCAAGCAGTTTACCTTGAAAATTTGGACAAACTGACGCAATCGGTGAAATTGATGGTCAGAGATCGTTATGGGGAGGTTGTCAAAGAAGCCTGTGACATCATCATTTGCTTGTCAGAGAAAAATGATCACTTTAGACTTCAAGCTGATTTCTTTGTTGAACCACTgatgcaaaatttaaaaacacagCCCATGAAAGTACGTGTCATGTGTGTCAGAGCCCTGGAACCCATCATGATCCACTCACCCCTGACGATTCTCAACATTGCACCTGATCTTGAGAAATTCTGGTCAGACAGCAGTCCACCCCTGAAACTGGCTATGGTGCAAACTGTCGGCAAAGTATCACAAGAAGTTGAATCGGATGACCAAAATTTCCACCTGTTGCTGCCTGTCATTCTCCTGGGGAGATGCAACGATTTCATCGAAGTCAGCGAAGAAGCCGAAAATTTCTGGCAGCTGCTCCAAAATCAGCCAGGTTTAATTTATAACTTTTAATTTGTTCAATTCCACCGTgtatttctatatttttattatattacagAATTCAGCCGTCAATTTGCCAAATGTTTCAGTAAACTGATTCTCAAGTTACTCCAAGATGCCGAAAATTGGAGCAATGACATGAGGATTCAAACGGCTCAACTCCTTTACCAATTTGTTCGCGAAATACCAGACAGAAAGCTGGAACTTTCCACTGTGATGGAAATATTGACATTCCAGTCGGGTGATGAACAAGCGGCCGTTCGCAATTGGGTAAAATAAACTTTCACCataaaatcatatttttaaattcaacccCTTCCTTTTTATACTAGGCATGGAGATCTGCTCGACTTGTTGGCGAAACCTGTGCGGAAGAAGCTCTCCAGTGGCTATCCAAccgaaaacaagaagaaatcgaAGCCAACAACAGTTGCGATTTGACTATTTACAGTCACATTGTCCGCGGATTCCTCCTTTCCACACAATCGAACCATCCACCTCGTACCTTGGACCTGTGCGTCCAATTGGCCGTCAAATTCAGCACCACGAAAGTATTTATAACAGAGATTGTGcctacaatttgtttttttaaataacttgcaTTGATTTCGTAGGACATTTCATTACTCGAATGCCTCGAGAGTCTGGTCGAGAAAGACGTGGGAATCCCTGCCGAACGGATGAACCAACTCGTGTCCGTCGCCCTGTCGCTGGAAGGATCCAAAGAATCGGATTTCTCTTCAAGACAAATGAGTTTACTGGAGAGAATGGCTGTCCGCCTCGAGTACCCCAATGTGGAAACGATGATCCAGCAACGGTTACCGGCCCTGCTCACTTCTGAAGGTGAGCCAGGCCAGTGGACGACAACATCACCGTCGTGGAGGATTCTCCAATTTGTGGCTGGAGAGTTGAAGATGATTGACAGTTACGTCTTCGACCTACTCCGCCAAACGATCAGCTCCAACCCCAACCCGGAAGTCAAACTCAAATCCTTCAACATGCTGACGGCATCCATGGAACATTTGCAGTCTATCGATCCTGCCCAGCTTCAAGCTATTTTACTGGCCAGTGTCAAGTGGAAACCCGGTCGATCGGCTTCAGTTCTACGTTCTTCAGCCGCACTGTGCGCTTACGCGGCCATCCATCACCGGAAGCTCGAAATAATTCCGTCAAACCTCAATACTATGGCCGATTCTTTTGTGGATTTGGTGGAAGATGAAGTGGTCAATACTCGACTAGCTGCAATCAAGATACTCCAACACTGTTTATTTGCCGGACGTCCAACCAATCTAGATTCTATTCTCACGAGTATAACAAATTACTTTTGCTAGTTTTCCTACAAATTTGCACAACTAATGGCTTACTTTACTTGCAGCTCTAATGGGTCGATTGAATGACGTGTCTAAAGATGTCCGTCAAAGTGTTATGACTGGGCTGAGAGACGTGTTTATCCATTGGAGACGCCAAGGCTCTCCTTACGTCATGGAGAAAAAGTTTACCGACCTGGTTCGTGTACTTTCGCGTGATGACGATCTACCGTCTAAAACATTCGCCgatggtattttatttttataaaagacacacatttccgtttattttcgctgacacttttgtttcatttaaaaCAGGAATTTTGCAATCGATGCTGGACGTCAATTTGGATCAAATGAACATTTCACCCgagaaattaattgaaattgttcAATAAAAACGAGTTTTCAATTCATTCCGAAGAACTAGAAGCTGATGGAGGGGAGTTGAGGCTTTTATCACGATTTTCTTTGTCGACCGACtcatcttcctttttctctttatctTCTTCACTTTGGtttgattcttctttcttttccgtcTTTTTCCGTTTATCGGTGACCCACGGTGGAGGCGCTTGATTGGGGCATCTCCTAAGGGCGAACTTGAAGACTTTGAAGCCAGACTTGCCAACACACAACCAATACTTTTCCACCGTATACAATCCTGCGAATTGGTGTTTAATAGCaataaattcattgtttttgtgttaaaaaaattattttgttttttaccgtCGTAACGGTAGCCGTATTCGGGGGTGAATTCGGTATTGGCCTTGTATCCACGAATGACTCGAACTGGTTTCCTCGTCTCAATGTTTAAACTGAGAGCTAAATTGCCTTTAGTCAAAGTCTGGTCTTTGCTCTGCGGAGCAGTTCGGAGGTTCTTGGGATTGGCTTTGGTGCCTTTGAGGGCTCGACCGCCTTCTCCCGTGTAAGTGAAACAATCGCCAAGATCCATATCGTCCTCGTAGCCACCAGAAAGGGCAATCGAATAAGCTCCTTCAGGACCTTATAGtttaagaaacaaaacacttttaaataaatgaaatgtaaGAATTGTGTAATGTTGTTTATACCTCCGTGAATTCCAGCTACTGGGGGACGCATAACTCCATCGGCCGATGCATGCATTCTCATCTCCCAAATTCGACCAATTTCCACTCCCGGCACTGCACCGTAAAAGTTAGGACGATTCTTGGGAACAATGATTTTCTGCTGCGGTCCTCTCactcgtttcctttttcttccctcgcCATCCTCTTCTTCTGAATCATCATCGTCATACTCATCTGCCTCATAATCTTCATCACCTGAATCATCATCACCAATGCCTTTAGACCTGTCGGGGGCCTTTCAGTAAAGAATTATATGTCAGTCAGTACTGCAAGACTAAAAGTGTAAGCGAAATAGTTTCCTCACCTTGCCACTGATTCTTGAAGATTTCCTTCTACCGTCATCAACTTCAGCACCTTCTGGCTGTCCTTCTGTCTCAATCCTTGGTTTTTTCTTGGGCCTTGCTTCTGccggttttctttctttcttcttgacaACAGCTGGCTGCAAGGCTTCGAATTTATAAATCTGTTGAATGAGAAGGGCATTGGCATCAAGGATCAAGTAAAGTATGACCAAACTAGAAAAGATATACAACATGTTTTTCAGACCTGTTCTTGACGAATGCTTTCCAAAATACGTCGATTTTCTTCCATATTTTTTACTCTTTGCAATTCATATTCGCTCATTTTACTTTCTTTAAGGGGCGCCATTTTAAAATCGAGTTTGATCGAAATGCAAGTCAATCACAACAGAAAATATTctccaaacacaaaatgtgtaGTTAGTCCACAGTCCCCACCTCACAGAGAGATCGAGAACGAGAAGAATAACTGAGGTCTTTACCAAGTTCGcgccaaaaacaaatttgtcgCCGTCTGCTCTTGAAagtcaacatttaaaattaaaatacatcAAACCGTAAAAATATGATtctaaaacgaaaaaaatattttttaaaaaattaaaaaaaggttttttaatgtgtattaagaaatatttgaaacttTATAAAAATGTATATCTCTCCATGTGTTTCTAGTCTGGCAACGCCTCACTCGTCCGATTTTCATACTTCTCGCCTTTTTGCTGTCATGCAGTCATTAACGGGCGCGAGCCAcaaattttcttcaatttatcATGGTAAATGAGCTTTAAAACCAATACTCACACTATTTTTGCTGAAATTTTGCCCTTTTTTCCCTACAGATACTAGTGCCAACCCATATAAAAATGACGTAAACAGCAATCTGTCTTCCACGGCAATAATGACTTCACCGGTATCCAAAACAATGATGGCCCCACTTGCATCCATCCAGTCAACGTTGATTCCTTCATTGGAAGGCATCGATCTCGCAGGCCGCATACTTGAATGGCAACTTAAAAATGACAATCTTTTCCCTTCACTCGCTGATCAAATCAAGATCGGGGAAGGTGAGGATCTCCAATCTCCATTACCCCTTTCGTGTTGAGTTAAcaattttgcttttgtttagCTCACGGTGTCAGCGGTCTATCTGATGTTGATTACCCCATGCTAGAAGTTGGCCCAAATGGACTTCCTCTACTCAGGCAGATGGGACTTGTTAACCGAATTCCTTTACCCCCCGAGTTGGTGGAACACTTTGGCCACATGCAGAGTTACTGCATGATGGGCCTTTTCCCCCTCATTCAGCGTGCCTGGCTGAGCATCGACAGTGATATTTATGTCTGGACTTATGAGGATGGGTAAGGCGAAAATCAAGAGATATTAACGAATCATCCCAAACTCATTTCCTTTAATTCTTTACAGTGGTGATTTGTCCTATTTTGATGGCTTGAGTGAGCCCATCATTGCAGTGGAGCTGGTTCAACCCAAACCAGGCATTTTCCAGCCTCATATCCAATATCTGCTGTGCCTCGCCACAACAGTGGAAGTGGTCTTGTTGGGTGTGAGTTTCTCTGGCTCCAACACCAACTATGAAGAAATGCATCTTTTACCCGAACCCTTGTTCGCCGTTCCAACCGACGGGGCTTACATTGTGACCATCAGGGGCACGACAGACGGTCGAATCTTTATGGGAGCCAAAGATGGTTGCATTTACGAATTCTTTTACCAGGTAAATGattggaaaattcaaaaagttgtGCAAactgtttaaaattaatttgaattagGCCGAGGAAGGATTTTTTAGCCGCAAGTGCCGCAAAATCAATCACTCGAAGAGCACCCTGTCCTATCTGATTCCGTCATTCATCAATGCGGCCTTTAGTGAAGAGGATCCCCTCGTCCAGATGGTGCAAGATGAGAGTAGGCACATTCTCTACACCCGTTCGGAAAAGGGAACCATTCAAGTCTACGATTTGGGCCACGACGGACAAGCCATGACCCGTGTGGCTGCCATCAACACCAGCACAATTGTCCAGTCGGCTGCCAACATTGCCAGGACAGTGGATCGATCCAGTTTTAAGCCTTTGGTTTGCATCGCTCCCGTAGAGTCCAGCGAGTCGACCAATTTGCACCTTGTAGCCATTACGGCCTCTGGCGTCCGGCTGTACTTTAGCACGTTGCCCTGGCGTAGTTTCAACGAAGCCACGCCTTCCAGCCGCCCGGTGACACTCCAACTGGTTCAAGTTCGACTCCCGCCCGGCTACGCGGCCAACGCATCGCCTCAACGGCCCCAGCAAGTCCATTCGGCGCTCTACTCTCACGGAACGACTTTTTTAGCCACCACCACGGCTTCAGACAATGACGTGGTCTGGACCTTGTCCAATTCTCTGTTTCCAGCTGCCCAGCAACTGTCGGAGACGCAAAACACTCTGGGCTTGGACGGAAAGACCTGGGCGTTGGCTGAAGTCACCGCAGCTCCTAAAAGGGCCATTGAGGCGTCGGCGTTTGCTCCGCCGGCCCCAGAACCGCCACTCATCGTCACTCAGCACTCGCTGGGACCgcgaaaattcattttcctgacGACCCAGTGCTGCCACGTCGTCACCCAGCTGAGGCCGGTGGATATCCTCCGCCAGTTGCTCTTTGACGCTTCAGGACCAGACAGTACGGCCGTTCGGGCATTTTTCCAGGTTCTTCGAGAAGATCAGGCGTGCGCCACTGCCCTCATTTTGGCCTGTTCCACCAGCATTCAAGACTCTCAGCTGGCCGATTGGGCCGCCCGGGCCTTTTTCCTCCTCGGTGGCGATGTGAAAATCTCTTCCCATTCGGTCCATCCCATTTCGTCACCCGCTTCGCCTTTCATCGTCAACTCTCCCGGCCATTTGAACACGACGCCCAGCCACTTCCAGCACCAACAATCTTACTCGACCTTCACTTCGCCCGACGGTGGCGGAATGGGCGGATTCAACCCCAACGCCATTTCGACTCCCCAATTGGCGCCTTATTCGCCCCAGTCGAATACCATGCTGGCCGGTGGAGGTGGCGAAGCGACCGACTATCAATTCTCCGGCCGCCACAACGGACTCTACTTGTATTTCGGTCGCATTCTCAGACCAGTTTGGCTCATGCCCTTGGCCAGGGATGTAGGCAAACCCCAACAGCCGCTGCTTGACAGTGTCGTCACCAGTGAAGAATTGTTGATTGTCCTGGGCCAGTTGAATGCCCTCAAAGGTTTCGTTCACGCCAACATCCACCAGAACGGACCCAGCAGTTACCAGTCGAGCGAAAAAGGCCGCATTCAGGTATTAAGTGAACATTTTTGGTCTCATCTTGTTGAAATGACTCAACTTTTATCTTTGGGTTTATTCAGGAAGCTCAAATGCAAGAAAGAAAGTCTTTGCTGGCCATGAAACAGTTGCTGGACCACACGGTGGAAGTGCTGGCCCTGTGGAAAGTTTTGTGCGACCACCAACTTCATTTGCTCGGCCAATCGCTGTCGGCTGAGATGCGGATGTCGCTGAAGACGACGCTCTTCCGCGACTTGATCCTCTCCGGCTCGGACACTTGCATCGGCCTCATCAACTCGCTCATCCATCGCTACCTGGACGACGCGGCCAGCACGGACGCCATCAGCGAGAAACTCAGACAAGTCTGCCCATCTCTTTACCGCAACGAGGtaactttttgaatttcccgcgttcaaaaatttgaatgtgaCAATAAATCTAATTCGTTTACTCAATGCAGGACGCCCTGTGCACCAAAGTTAACGAGCAGTTGCTCAAGGCCcgaacgacgacgatgaatcGGATGGACAAGGAGCGTCTACTCCAGCAAACCCTGGACGCGTGCAAACAGATTCCGGCCCGCATCAATTTGGCCCACGTTTGTCAGCAGTTGTCCGCCTGTCAGTACTACGGAGGCGTCGTGGAGCTTTGCTGCGTTGTGGCGGAGAAACTGGACCCTCACCACCGGGCCCTGCAGTGCTACACCGGCCAGCAGGAGGATTCTGCCGCTGTGGAGGCTCTTTTGGCCCGCAAGAATTGCTACCAGCAAATGTGTCTGGTCTTGCAGAAGCTCTACACGGCGGCCGCTTGTCATCCCCAGTCGCCCAGCGTTCCAAAATCACCTGGACCGATGGTGCAGACGACTCCGCTGGAACACGATGAAGGACTCAGCCCGTTGGAAGCCCAACGGTTGGCCGATGAGACGCTGTCGCTGGCCTTGCAGTCGGGCGATGAACTCTGTCACGTCTCCCTGTTTGATTGGCTGACGGACAACAAGTGGGACGACAAATTGCTGGAAATCCAATCTGCCCACTTGGAGAATTACCTCAAGAGGCAAACGGCCGTCCAGGTAGTTTATttgttcatttcaattttgggTTTAATGTTGACATTAATGTGACgccaatttattcgtccaggGTGGCCAACAGCAAACGGACCTGGTGGCCAAGTACGACCTGCTGTGGAAGTTTTACGAGAAGAGTGGGCAGTTTATCGCGGCTGCTCGAGTTCTTTCCCGTCTTGCCGACGCTCATAGCACGGCCATTAGTTTGCCGTTGAGGATCGAGTACCTTTCTCGGGCCATTGTCTGCGCCAGAGCGGCCGAGACGAGCTCCTTCGGCAACGCGGTCCAGGGCCAGTTCCTCTACGAGATGGAAGAGAAGATGGACGTGGCCAAAGTCCAGTCGCAAGTCCTGGAGGCCGTTTCCAGGCTGCACAGTCGCGATGCCGACACCATCAGTCGGTTGCATTCCGACCTGCTGGACGTGACTCAACTCTACGAGCAGTTTGCCGAGCCTTTGGGTTTGTGGGAATGCAAATTGGCCATTTTGCACTGCGCCAATCACTACGACGCGGCCCTGGTCACCAACATTTGGCAGAACGTCATCAACGCCGAAGTCAAGAAACTGGGCAACGCCGACTCTGAAACCAAGTTGGCCACCCTGGGCAGCAAGATGAAGACGCTGGGCCGCACCTACGCTGAGTCTGAGCTATTTTTCCCCTTGGAATTTCTCGTCAAGACCCTGGAAACGCTTTCCATCCGCTGGAACGGACCTCCAGGTAGTTaatcaattcattttccatttgaatttcattttaattttcaagttttattcaacAGATTGGGTCGTGTCCATCATGTTGACGGCTGGCGTATCTTTCCAGCGCCTGTTTGCCACTTACAACCGGCTGTACGGAGCCAAAGACGCGGTGTGGCAGGCGGAGGGCAAACCCAACCACTTGCTCAAAGTGCTGGCCGACATGTTGAACCGGTTGGTCGACTCTTCATCCGGCGGCATGGCGGCCCTGGTCCCCACTGCCGATCGCCGAGCTCTCATCGGCCAATGCGTCGAGGCTGTCGGAATTTACCTGACGGATCTGTTCTGCACGGTCCACGCCACGTCGGCCGGCCTCGTTGCCGAATTCCGCACTCTGCAAGGCAAATTGGAACTTCTGTGACGgaccatttaaattttttctttttctctttctccctcctCGTGAAATTTGTCgatcttgtttcttttcttgtgtacGTGATCCTCAATGCTCCCCTCCCccttaaaagaaaagttgaatcctCCCCTCCCCGATTTTCCCTGTTCATTTCCTTCTCGTCCCGATCAGACCAATACAAGACCCCAGCATTGTGTGGCCATTGAGATAACAAAAAGAGCAATACCACTGCCAACTGGTTTTTGAATGTCATTGGATATGCCTTTTGTTTGGATTAGATTTGAAAGTTGTGCCCGGCTGATGTGTTGGAAGGAGGTCGGTTGGAGTAGAGCAGGCTCCGTTGGGACtttggttttttatgtttacgATGCAGATCCTTGAGGAAGAtgcaattaattgtttttcattttcgtcgCGGATTAGGGACACTCCCATTTCAGCCCGAGGGGCAGTTGGAGTGTCGGTTCAAGTATAAAGTCCGGCCCCAAGTCGGTTCGGCAAATCAGTTTGGCAGAGACCAGTCACGGCCCTggttgatttttgaatttttgaattgactTTGAAATCCTAGAAAATGCCGATCATCGATGGAGAACTAATTGGTGAAGGGGCGGTTGACACATTTGACGTTCCGGATGTTGCGTTGGGCATTTACATCGAGAACTGCATCCGGAAGAACGTGACCCAATACGGCGATTGCAATTGGCTGGTAaggttttaattttcttattaaattgaaattgaattgaatttgactttggtTTGGTTAGATGGACGTCTCCACAGGTAAATCGATGAAGTACAGTCAGCTGTTGACGGGCATTAAAGCGGTGGCGTCTGCGTTACGTAAGAGAGGCCTGGCCACGGGCGATAATTTGGTCGCCATCAGCGGCAACCACATCGAATTGCCTTTGCTGTCCATGGCCGTCTGGAGAGCCGGCGGCACCCAGTCATGCCTCAG
This region includes:
- the LOC124337791 gene encoding dynein axonemal assembly factor 5-like codes for the protein MEAERNNLCQQLESEEKSVRRAALLELKKRAERKDLDGLPYLLEPLVKIVSGDKVDSLRESASIVLLFLTSHQKINSQQFQDIVILTVERFEVEPAEEVRLTLAKIIHSVVVNQSNQAVYLENLDKLTQSVKLMVRDRYGEVVKEACDIIICLSEKNDHFRLQADFFVEPLMQNLKTQPMKVRVMCVRALEPIMIHSPLTILNIAPDLEKFWSDSSPPLKLAMVQTVGKVSQEVESDDQNFHLLLPVILLGRCNDFIEVSEEAENFWQLLQNQPEFSRQFAKCFSKLILKLLQDAENWSNDMRIQTAQLLYQFVREIPDRKLELSTVMEILTFQSGDEQAAVRNWAWRSARLVGETCAEEALQWLSNRKQEEIEANNSCDLTIYSHIVRGFLLSTQSNHPPRTLDLCVQLAVKFSTTKDISLLECLESLVEKDVGIPAERMNQLVSVALSLEGSKESDFSSRQMSLLERMAVRLEYPNVETMIQQRLPALLTSEGEPGQWTTTSPSWRILQFVAGELKMIDSYVFDLLRQTISSNPNPEVKLKSFNMLTASMEHLQSIDPAQLQAILLASVKWKPGRSASVLRSSAALCAYAAIHHRKLEIIPSNLNTMADSFVDLVEDEVVNTRLAAIKILQHCLFAGRPTNLDSILTTLMGRLNDVSKDVRQSVMTGLRDVFIHWRRQGSPYVMEKKFTDLVRVLSRDDDLPSKTFADGILQSMLDVNLDQMNISPEKLIEIVQ
- the LOC124338287 gene encoding E3 ubiquitin-protein ligase UHRF1-like, with the translated sequence MAPLKESKMSEYELQRVKNMEENRRILESIRQEQIYKFEALQPAVVKKKERKPAEARPKKKPRIETEGQPEGAEVDDGRRKSSRISGKAPDRSKGIGDDDSGDEDYEADEYDDDDSEEEDGEGRKRKRVRGPQQKIIVPKNRPNFYGAVPGVEIGRIWEMRMHASADGVMRPPVAGIHGGPEGAYSIALSGGYEDDMDLGDCFTYTGEGGRALKGTKANPKNLRTAPQSKDQTLTKGNLALSLNIETRKPVRVIRGYKANTEFTPEYGYRYDGLYTVEKYWLCVGKSGFKVFKFALRRCPNQAPPPWVTDKRKKTEKKEESNQSEEDKEKKEDESVDKENRDKSLNSPPSASSSSE
- the LOC124336645 gene encoding nuclear pore complex protein Nup155-like; amino-acid sequence: MQSLTGASHKFSSIYHDTSANPYKNDVNSNLSSTAIMTSPVSKTMMAPLASIQSTLIPSLEGIDLAGRILEWQLKNDNLFPSLADQIKIGEAHGVSGLSDVDYPMLEVGPNGLPLLRQMGLVNRIPLPPELVEHFGHMQSYCMMGLFPLIQRAWLSIDSDIYVWTYEDGGDLSYFDGLSEPIIAVELVQPKPGIFQPHIQYLLCLATTVEVVLLGVSFSGSNTNYEEMHLLPEPLFAVPTDGAYIVTIRGTTDGRIFMGAKDGCIYEFFYQAEEGFFSRKCRKINHSKSTLSYLIPSFINAAFSEEDPLVQMVQDESRHILYTRSEKGTIQVYDLGHDGQAMTRVAAINTSTIVQSAANIARTVDRSSFKPLVCIAPVESSESTNLHLVAITASGVRLYFSTLPWRSFNEATPSSRPVTLQLVQVRLPPGYAANASPQRPQQVHSALYSHGTTFLATTTASDNDVVWTLSNSLFPAAQQLSETQNTLGLDGKTWALAEVTAAPKRAIEASAFAPPAPEPPLIVTQHSLGPRKFIFLTTQCCHVVTQLRPVDILRQLLFDASGPDSTAVRAFFQVLREDQACATALILACSTSIQDSQLADWAARAFFLLGGDVKISSHSVHPISSPASPFIVNSPGHLNTTPSHFQHQQSYSTFTSPDGGGMGGFNPNAISTPQLAPYSPQSNTMLAGGGGEATDYQFSGRHNGLYLYFGRILRPVWLMPLARDVGKPQQPLLDSVVTSEELLIVLGQLNALKGFVHANIHQNGPSSYQSSEKGRIQEAQMQERKSLLAMKQLLDHTVEVLALWKVLCDHQLHLLGQSLSAEMRMSLKTTLFRDLILSGSDTCIGLINSLIHRYLDDAASTDAISEKLRQVCPSLYRNEDALCTKVNEQLLKARTTTMNRMDKERLLQQTLDACKQIPARINLAHVCQQLSACQYYGGVVELCCVVAEKLDPHHRALQCYTGQQEDSAAVEALLARKNCYQQMCLVLQKLYTAAACHPQSPSVPKSPGPMVQTTPLEHDEGLSPLEAQRLADETLSLALQSGDELCHVSLFDWLTDNKWDDKLLEIQSAHLENYLKRQTAVQGGQQQTDLVAKYDLLWKFYEKSGQFIAAARVLSRLADAHSTAISLPLRIEYLSRAIVCARAAETSSFGNAVQGQFLYEMEEKMDVAKVQSQVLEAVSRLHSRDADTISRLHSDLLDVTQLYEQFAEPLGLWECKLAILHCANHYDAALVTNIWQNVINAEVKKLGNADSETKLATLGSKMKTLGRTYAESELFFPLEFLVKTLETLSIRWNGPPDWVVSIMLTAGVSFQRLFATYNRLYGAKDAVWQAEGKPNHLLKVLADMLNRLVDSSSGGMAALVPTADRRALIGQCVEAVGIYLTDLFCTVHATSAGLVAEFRTLQGKLELL